Genomic segment of Methanolobus mangrovi:
GGCGGAAACGGACAACTGGAATATCAGCCGGTTTTTGAAATCGTCGATGTTGATAATGCTGACATCCTGATAATGTGGGTAGAGAACCTTGAAGAGGATGCCGGTATTGAGAACGGTGTTGCCGGATTTACAAGACCATACGAGGTGAACGGTCAGTTTGAACGTGCTGATGTGGTACTGGAGACCGGAAATTACCAGGGATATTCATGGGTCCAATACGGAGATGCTTCCATGCAGGACATAGCAACACATGAGCTGGGACATGCTCTTGGACTTGGGCACAGCAATGACAAAAACGACATTATGTTCCCCACATATGATCCCGGAGAGGACATCAATCCTCTGCTTCTACATTCCACATGGCCCTTGCTTCTGCTTCTTGTAATTGCGGCAATCGTTGTGATTTCATACCACAGCACCGGCTGGCTTCACTACAAGAAAAAGAGAAAAGAGCTTGAAGAGGAGATTTTCAGCGAGAAGAAAAATGACAGATAGGACCATCTT
This window contains:
- a CDS encoding matrixin family metalloprotease, with the protein product MTRINRMIIVLIILIALAFVSENINSSDTDILILNPQPWDHSPITVYIDENNVPEHYSPSYRTDVENALEYWENGGNGQLEYQPVFEIVDVDNADILIMWVENLEEDAGIENGVAGFTRPYEVNGQFERADVVLETGNYQGYSWVQYGDASMQDIATHELGHALGLGHSNDKNDIMFPTYDPGEDINPLLLHSTWPLLLLLVIAAIVVISYHSTGWLHYKKKRKELEEEIFSEKKNDR